One window of the Esox lucius isolate fEsoLuc1 chromosome 8, fEsoLuc1.pri, whole genome shotgun sequence genome contains the following:
- the plekhb2 gene encoding pleckstrin homology domain-containing family B member 2 isoform X2 — MSIVKSGFLHRQSTILRRWKRNWFDLWLDGRLVFYDDQQDMEDEIHMRVDCINIRSATACHDLKPPEGRSRDDLIQIVCRDGRVISVCGDNADDALAWTMALQDARISSVVDSPQVVASAPPHSEYASPPPVYVPGAYGGYAPVPPEYGTQIIYSADGQTYVVAYPYQYQGSYPMRDPEEINQVIVHERQRDDGGDVALSMLAGAVTGLALASLFSVF; from the exons ATGTCGATTGTGAAAAGTGGCTTCCTCCATCGACAGA GCACTATACTACGGCGGTGGAAGAGGAACTGGTTTGACCTGTGGTTGGATGGACGGCTGGTTTTTTATGATGACCAGCAAGATATGGAGGATGAAATTCACATGAGAGTTGATTGCATCAACATTCGTAGTGCAACTGCATGTCACG ATCTGAAACCACCAGAGGGCAGGAGTCGCGATGACCTCATCCAGATAGTCTGTAGAGATGGACGGGTTATCAGCGTTTGTGGAGACAACGCAGATGATGCTCT GGCGTGGACCATGGCTCTGCAGGATGCTAGAATCAGCTCT GTGGTTGATTCGCCTCAGGTTGTTGCTTCTGCCCCTCCACATTCTGAATATGCTTCTCCACCACCG GTTTATGTCCCGGGTGCTTATGGAGGCTATGCCCCAGTTCCCCCAGAGTATGGCACGCAGATTATCTACTCAGCTGATGGGCAGACCTATGTAGTTGCGTACCCCTACCAGTACCAAG GATCATATCCTATGAGGGATCCCGAAGAGatcaaccaggttattgtgcaTGAACGTCAACGTGATGATGGAGGAGACGTCGCTCTCAGCATGCTCGCTGGAGCTGTGACTGGATTAGCTCTtgcctctctcttctctgtcttctaG
- the plekhb2 gene encoding pleckstrin homology domain-containing family B member 2 isoform X1: protein MSIVKSGFLHRQSTILRRWKRNWFDLWLDGRLVFYDDQQDMEDEIHMRVDCINIRSATACHDLKPPEGRSRDDLIQIVCRDGRVISVCGDNADDALAWTMALQDARISSVVDSPQVVASAPPHSEYASPPPVYVPGAYGGYAPVPPEYGTQIIYSADGQTYVVAYPYQYQEIETHQTRQHSSSLPLSNFGSYPMRDPEEINQVIVHERQRDDGGDVALSMLAGAVTGLALASLFSVF from the exons ATGTCGATTGTGAAAAGTGGCTTCCTCCATCGACAGA GCACTATACTACGGCGGTGGAAGAGGAACTGGTTTGACCTGTGGTTGGATGGACGGCTGGTTTTTTATGATGACCAGCAAGATATGGAGGATGAAATTCACATGAGAGTTGATTGCATCAACATTCGTAGTGCAACTGCATGTCACG ATCTGAAACCACCAGAGGGCAGGAGTCGCGATGACCTCATCCAGATAGTCTGTAGAGATGGACGGGTTATCAGCGTTTGTGGAGACAACGCAGATGATGCTCT GGCGTGGACCATGGCTCTGCAGGATGCTAGAATCAGCTCT GTGGTTGATTCGCCTCAGGTTGTTGCTTCTGCCCCTCCACATTCTGAATATGCTTCTCCACCACCG GTTTATGTCCCGGGTGCTTATGGAGGCTATGCCCCAGTTCCCCCAGAGTATGGCACGCAGATTATCTACTCAGCTGATGGGCAGACCTATGTAGTTGCGTACCCCTACCAGTACCAAG aaatcgagactcatcagaccaggcaacattcttccagtcttccactgtccaattttg GATCATATCCTATGAGGGATCCCGAAGAGatcaaccaggttattgtgcaTGAACGTCAACGTGATGATGGAGGAGACGTCGCTCTCAGCATGCTCGCTGGAGCTGTGACTGGATTAGCTCTtgcctctctcttctctgtcttctaG